DNA sequence from the Cicer arietinum cultivar CDC Frontier isolate Library 1 unplaced genomic scaffold, Cicar.CDCFrontier_v2.0 Ca_scaffold_6116_v2.0, whole genome shotgun sequence genome:
TTGAGTAGAGGTATTCAACACCCAAATCGAAACTGATTATATCGAATGCTTGATTGAAAGTTGGAAGATAACAAATCAAATCTGACGAAATAATTtgatatgaataaaaaaataaaaattgggaaGAACTGAATCATTTaattgatgataataataataatagaaactCACGGTCAAGGCCAATCTTCTGTGAACGTTGTAGCGTTCAACGGCGAGAGCAAGAATGAAACTTCCCAGAACAAGGGTAATGACATCATCCATGTAAGAATGAGCAACTGTATCAGCTGAAGAAATACCAAAGAGAGGAAATAGAAAGAGAGGACACATAGAAGTCACAGGTAATGGTAAAGCAGATGTCACCCACCAACTGAAAACCCAAGCAATTACAGCAAGCATGTTACGGCTGCTTATGCTCTCGATTTTTACAAAGAGGCATACCATAAGGGACAGTAAAGGtcctaaaatcacataaaaGTTTTTGAGGTTGAAAAGGGATTTGAAGTTGAAGGGGATTATGATGCTTTGTGTTCGTTGGATTGGAAGAAGTGGGGCCTTCAGGTTGGACTCATCGGATACCGATGTTGTTGTGTGTTGTTCTCCTGTCATTTTGGAACACTCAGGGGAAAATGGATATGCTATGCTA
Encoded proteins:
- the LOC140919205 gene encoding tonoplast dicarboxylate transporter-like; its protein translation is MTGEQHTTTSVSDESNLKAPLLPIQRTQSIIIPFNFKSLFNLKNFYVILGPLLSLMVCLFVKIESISSRNMLAVIAWVFSWWVTSALPLPVTSMCPLFLFPLFGISSADTVAHSYMDDVITLVLGSFILALAVERYNVHRRLALT